A window of the Candidatus Acidulodesulfobacterium acidiphilum genome harbors these coding sequences:
- a CDS encoding NADH-quinone oxidoreductase subunit M, producing MKYILTILIFFPTVAVLILLPINKKNEGLLRNLATFLSLAEFIASYYLFIYFKPDTYKFQFIEKFNWIPSFGASYFLGIDGVSLFLILLTTLLTFVSLLSSYRYIKDHVKEFVILMLLLETFMLGTFAALDVLLFYVFWEFMLIPMYFIIGMWGTGKRIYSAVKFFLYTLAGSLVMLFGIIYIFIIHYQQTGNFTFNLIKLYNTNIPVGLQILLFIALFLGFAIKVPIFPFHTWLPDAHTEAPTAGSVILAGVLLKFGIYGFFRFAIPLLPNAALILAPYLVIIGVIGILYGAFVSIVQKDLKRLVAFSSVSHMGFIMVGLFALTAVSINGAVYQLLNHGVDTGALFLFVGMIYERMHTRQIKDLGGIAKKAPILTVLFLTSVLASVGLPGLNGFIGEFLILIGSFRSYPALTIIATSGIIFAAVYLLWMFQRVMFQAPHEQTEPYNHHLESFDDMNLREIITVLPLIILMVLMGFYPAPFLDRIGPSVLHFLTMLNHHKILYNAIKIKTGLSNA from the coding sequence ATGAAATACATTTTAACTATACTGATTTTTTTTCCAACCGTCGCCGTATTGATATTGCTGCCTATAAATAAGAAAAATGAAGGGCTTTTGAGAAACCTTGCGACGTTTTTGTCGCTCGCAGAGTTTATAGCTTCATATTATCTATTTATCTATTTTAAGCCTGATACGTATAAGTTTCAATTCATAGAAAAATTTAACTGGATACCGTCGTTCGGCGCATCTTATTTTTTGGGTATCGACGGCGTAAGTCTTTTTTTAATTCTTTTAACGACTTTGCTAACGTTCGTATCTTTGTTGTCAAGTTACAGGTACATAAAAGACCATGTTAAAGAATTCGTTATTTTGATGCTTCTGCTGGAAACATTTATGTTAGGTACTTTTGCTGCGTTGGACGTTCTGCTGTTTTACGTTTTCTGGGAATTTATGCTGATACCTATGTATTTTATAATAGGAATGTGGGGTACCGGAAAAAGAATATATTCTGCGGTAAAGTTTTTTCTTTATACCCTTGCCGGCTCTTTAGTAATGTTATTCGGCATAATTTATATATTTATAATACATTATCAACAGACGGGCAATTTTACGTTCAATTTAATTAAGTTGTATAATACCAATATTCCGGTAGGCTTGCAGATATTGCTGTTTATAGCCTTATTTCTTGGGTTTGCGATTAAAGTCCCCATTTTTCCGTTTCACACGTGGCTGCCCGATGCGCATACCGAAGCCCCTACCGCAGGCAGCGTTATACTTGCCGGCGTTTTATTGAAGTTCGGAATTTACGGATTTTTTAGGTTTGCAATACCTTTACTTCCGAATGCAGCGCTAATTTTAGCTCCGTATTTAGTGATAATAGGCGTTATAGGAATTTTATACGGCGCATTTGTTTCTATCGTTCAAAAAGACCTTAAAAGATTGGTCGCATTTTCCAGCGTTTCGCATATGGGCTTCATAATGGTGGGATTGTTTGCATTGACCGCCGTAAGCATAAACGGAGCGGTTTATCAGCTATTAAATCATGGAGTAGATACCGGAGCGTTATTTCTTTTTGTAGGTATGATTTATGAAAGGATGCATACGAGGCAGATTAAAGATTTAGGAGGAATAGCGAAAAAAGCTCCTATTTTAACCGTTTTATTCTTAACTTCCGTGCTGGCCTCAGTCGGACTGCCCGGTTTAAACGGTTTTATCGGCGAATTTTTAATTTTAATAGGTTCGTTCCGCTCATATCCTGCGTTGACGATTATTGCAACCAGCGGTATCATTTTTGCGGCGGTTTACTTATTATGGATGTTCCAGAGAGTGATGTTTCAAGCTCCTCACGAGCAGACAGAGCCGTACAATCATCATCTTGAGTCTTTCGACGATATGAACCTTAGGGAAATTATAACCGTTTTGCCTTTAATAATATTGATGGTCTTAATGGGATTTTATCCTGCTCCTTTTTTAGACAGAATAGGTCCTTCGGTTTTACATTTTTTAACTATGCTCAATCATCACAAGATTTTATATAATGCCATAAAAATAAAGACGGGGTTATCCAATGCATAA